The DNA sequence CCACCAGGCTTTCCCGGGCTCCAGGGGCGTTGAGCAGGTTTTCCCATTGCACCACTTGCAAGGCTTCGGCGGCGCTCGGGGCCAGGGCCTGCTGGTCAATGGGCGCGCCTGCGGCCAGCCAGCGTCGCAGGGTCTGGTATTGCGGGTCGGTCAGGCCGGTGACGGCCAGGGGCATGCCCTCCCTGGGATGGGCAGCAGCATATTCGTCGAATTGATCCGGCATCGCGCAGCTGTTCTCTCGATTGAGACCCAGCACGATCTCCTCCGGCAGCTTGGCGTTGGGTTGCAGCGGCGTGCGGTGCCCCAGCTCCAGCATCCGTGCCATCAACGCCGCCTGGCTGCCCTGGGCATCGAGCACCGAATAGAAGCCCTTGCGCTGCCAGGCCTGCGGGCCCGAGGCATCATAGAACAAGCGGGTCGGGTCGGCGGCCTGGCGCCGCTCGCCGTCGTACACCGACAGTTTGCTCGCGCCCCGGGACGCACCTTCACCACTGCCCAGGTTCAACTGGCAAGCGGAGTCGTAGCAAGCGTGACACGCCACGCATTTTTCCGTGAAGATCGGTTGTATATCGCGAGTGTAAGAGATCGCGGGAGCAGGACTCCCGGCGGCTGCGCTAAAAGACAACAGCAGCAGACTGCCGAATAAGACGCGGTACGGCATGTCTCGGGTCCCTAAGAGATAGTCCGGCGATTCTACCGGGCCAGCATCGCCTTGCAAACATGAGCGATATTCATGCAAAAGCCCGCCATGATCAAATCCCACACAGGTTTGTTATCATTCCGGCCTTCGTAATGGTCTTTTTTTCCCCAGGTAGTCCTATGTCCGATCGCAGCGCTCGCCTTTATCTTCTCCAGCAGGCTCTCAAGGAACGCATCCTGATCCTCGACGGCGGCATGGGCACGATGATCCAGAGCTACAAGCTCGAGGAGCAGGACTACCGTGGCAAGCGCTTTGCCGACTGGCCGAGCGACGTCAAGGGCAACAACGACCTGCTGGTGCTGAGCCGCCCGGACGTGATCGGCGCCATTGAAAAAGCCTACCTGGATGCCGGCGCCGACATCCTGGAAACCAACACCTTCAACGCCACCCAAGTGTCCCAGGCCGACTACGGCATGCAGGCCCTGGCCTACGAGCTGAACCTGGAAGGCGCGCGCCTGGCCCGCAAAGTGGCCGACGCCAAGACCCTGGAAACCCCGGACAAACCGCGTTTCGTCGCCGGTGTGCTCGGCCCGACCAGCCGCACCTGCTCGCTGTCGCCGGACGTGAACAACCCCGGCTACCGCAACGTGACCTTCGATGAATTGGTGGAGAACTACACCGAGGCCACCAAGGGCCTGATCGAAGGCGGCGCCGACCTGATCCTGATCGAAACCATTTTCGACACGCTGAACGCCAAGGCGGCGATTTTCGCCGTGCAGGGGGTCTACGAAGAGCTGGGTGTCGAACTGCCGATCATGATCTCCGGCACCATCACCGATGCCTCCGGCCGCACCCTCTCCGGCCAGACCACCGAAGCCTTCTGGAACTCCGTGGCCCACGCCAAGCCGATTTCCGTGGGTTTGAACTGCGCCCTCGGCGCCAGCGAACTGCGCCCGTACCTGGAAGAGCTGTCGAACAAGGCCAACACCCACGTCTCGGCCCACCCGAACGCCGGCCTGCCCAACGAATTCGGTGAATACGACGAATTGCCGGCCGAGACCGCCAAAGTCATCGAGGAATTCGCCCAGAGCGGCTTCCTGAACATCGTCGGCGGTTGCTGCGGCACCACCCCGGCGCACATTGAAGCCATCGCCAAGGCCGTTGCTGGCTATGCGCCGCGGCCTATTCCAGAGATTCCCCGGGCCTGCCGCCTGTCGGGCCTGGAACCGTTCACCATCGATCGCAACTCCTTGTTCGTCAACGTCGGCGAACGGACCAACATCACCGGCTCCGCCAAGTTCGCCCGGTTGATCCGCGAAGACAACTACACCGAAGCCCTGGAAGTGGCCCTGCAGCAGGTCGAGGCCGGCGCCCAGGTGATCGACATCAACATGGACGAGGGCATGCTCGATTCGAAGAAGGCCATGGTGACCTTCCTCAATCTGATCGCCGGCGAACCGGACATCTCCCGAGTGCCGATCATGATCGACTCCTCGAAATGGGAAGTGATCGAAGCCGGCCTCAAGTGCATCCAGGGCAAGGGCATCGTCAACTCCATCAGCATGAAGGAAGGTGTCGAGCAGTTCATCTATCACGCCAAACTGTGCAAACGCTACGGCGCCGCCGTGGTGGTGATGGCCTTCGACGAAGCCGGCCAGGCCGACACCGAGGCGCGCAAGAAAGAAATCTGCAAGCGCTCCTATGACATCCTGGTCAATGAAGTTGGCTTCCCGCCGGAAGACATCATCTTCGACCCGAACATCTTCGCCGTCGCCACCGGCATCGAAGAGCACAACAACTATGCCGTGGACTTCATCAACGCCTGCGCCTACATCCGCGACGAACTGCCCTACGCGCTGACCTCCGGCGGCGTGTCCAACGTGTCGTTCTCGTTCCGTGGCAACAACCCGGTGCGCGAGGCGATCCACTCGGTGTTCCTGCTGTATGCGATCCGCGCGGGCCTGACCATGGGTATCGTCAACGCCGGCCAGCTGGAGATCTACGACCAGATCCCGGCGGAACTGCGCGACGCCGTGGAAGACGTGATCCTCAACCGTACCCCCGAAGGCACCGACGCCCTCCTCGCCATCGCCGACAAGTACAAGGGCGACGGCAGCGTCAAGGAAGCGGAAACCGAGGAATGGCGCGGCTGGGAAGTCAACAAGCGCCTGGAACATGCCCTGGTCAAGGGCATCACCACCCACATCGTCGAAGACACCGAAGAGTCGCGCCAGTCCTTCACCCGGCCCATCGAAGTCATTGAAGGCCCGCTGATGGCCGGCATGAACATCGTCGGCGACCTGTTTGGTGCCGGTAAAATGTTCCTGCCCCAAGTGGTCAAGTCCGCCCGTGTAATGAAGCAGGCCGTGGCCCACCTGATTCCGTTCATCGAGGCGGAAAAAGGCGACAAGCCGGAAGCCAAGGGCAAGATCCTGATGGCTACGGTCAAGGGCGACGTCCATGACATCGGCAAGAACATCGTTGGCGTGGTGCTGGGTTGCAACGGCTATGACATTGTCGACCTGGGCGTGATGGTGCCGGCGGAGAAGATCCTGCAGGTGGCCAAGGAGCAGAAGTGCGACATCATCGGCCTGTCCGGCCTGATCACCCCATCCCTGGATGAGATGGTGCATGTGGCGCGCGAGATGCAGCGCCAGGATTTCCACCTGCCATTGATGATCGGTGGCGCGACGACTTCCAAGGCCCACACGGCGGTAAAAATCGAACCCAAGTACAACAATGACGCGGTGATCTACGTCACCGACGCCTCCCGCGCCGTGGGCGTGGCCACGCAATTGCTGTCCAAGGAACTCAAGCCGGCGTTCGTCGAGAAAACCCGCCAGGAATACGTGGACGTGCGCGAGCGTACGTCCAACCGCAGCGCCCGCACCGAGCGCCTGAGCTACCCGGCGGCCGTGGCCAAGAAGCCGCAGTTCGACTGGAGCAGCTACCAGCCGGTCAAGCCGACCTTCACTGGCGCGCGGGTCCTGGACGACATCGACCTCAACGTCCTGGCCGAATACATCGACTGGACGCCGTTCTTCATTTCCTGGGACCTGGCCGGCAAGTATCCGCGCATCCTCACCGACGAAGTGGTCGGGGAAGCCGCCACCGCGCTGTACGCCGATGCCCGGGCGATGCTGCGCAAGCTGATCGACGAAAAACTCATCAGCGCCCGCGCCGTGTTCGGCTTCTGGCCGGCCAACCAGGTGCATGACGACGACCTGGAAGTCTACGGTGACGACGGCAAGCCGCTGGCGCGCCTGCATCACCTGCGCCAACAGATCATCAAGACCGACGGCAAGCCCAACTTCTCCCTGGCCGACTTCGTCGCGCCGAAGGACAGTGGCGTGACTGACTACGTCGGCGGCTTCATCACCACCGCCGGCATCGGCGCTGAAGAAGTTGCCAAGGCCTATCAAGAGGCCGGCGACGACTACAACTCGATCATGGTCAAGGCCCTCGCCGACCGCCTGGCCGAGGCCTGCGCCGAATGGTTGCATCAGCAGGTGCGCAAAAACTATTGGGGCTACGCCCAGGACGAGAGCCTGGACAACGACGCCCTGATCAAAGAGCAATACACCGGTATCCGCCCTGCCCCCGGTTACCCGGCCTGCCCGGACCACACCGAGAAAGCCACCCTGTTCCGCCTGCTCGACCCCGAGGCCAGCGAACTGAAGGCCGGACGCAGCGGCGTGTTCCTCACCGAGCACTACGCGATGTTCCCAGCGGCGGCGGTCAGCGGCTGGTACTTCGCCCATCCCCAGGCGCAATACTTTGCCGTGGGCAAGATCGATAAGGACCAGGTGCAGAGCTACACGGCGCGTAAAGGCCAGGAGTTGAGTGTGACGGAGCGTTGGTTGTCGCCGAACCTGGGCTACGACAACTAAAGATCCCGCAGTCCTCTTAAGATCGCAGGTTTCGCCAGCGCCTACAGGGTTTTGTGTGTTCCCGTAGGCGCTGGCGAAGCCTGCGATCTTTTTTTGTCTATGCTTGTCCCACACACATGGCAGACGAGGGGTTTATGGACGATCCAGTCGACAACAAGCCGCCCACCCTGTGGCAGATGATGCACAGCGTGCTGGCCGCCGCTTTCGGCGTGCAAAGTGGCAAGAACCGCGCCCGTGATTTCACCCACGGCAAACCCAGTCACTTCGTGATATTGGGCATCGCGTTCACGGTGATATTCGCCCTGACGCTGTTTGGCATCGTCAAGTTGGTGGTGCATTTGGCGGGGTTGTAACGCGCTCCAACACAACACATGCCCCTGTGGGAGCGAGCTTGCTCGCGATAACGGTGTACCAGTCGACATCAATCCGACTGAACCATCGCCATCGCGAGCAAGCTCGCTCCCACAGGTTTCTCATCGCCTGGGATAACCGCTTATTGGTGACTGACCCAGAATACTGCGGTGCCCACCACCAGGATAATCAGGAACAGAATGGCCCAGGCATCAACAGAACTGTCGCTTTTCCTTGCTTTGGTCGGATTGCTCATTGCATCGCCTCTTGTCGGTTTTGTAGGTGATTGCATAGGGACTCGACCACAGTTAAGACGATGATTGCCCGTACGACAAATGTGGGTTAGGCAATAATCAATCTCGATAGTCGATTTGGTTCTTTACATATACTCAAACATCACTTTTGCGCATAACCCAAAACAGGTATCTTGCACCGGCTCCTTTAGGAGTGCGCGGCCGTGCGCGCAGAATTGCCGAGGCAGAATCCGATTCCAGCGAGCCAACACGCAGCTGTTTCTGATCGGCCCAAGCCTGAGAACGAGACTTATATGTACGTATATGACGAGTACGATCAGCGAATCATCGAGGACCGCGTCAAGCAGTTCCGTGATCAGACCCGACGCTATCTGGCAGGCGAGCTGAGCGAAGAAGAATTCCGCCCTCTGCGCTTGCAGAATGGCCTGTATATCCAGCGCTTCGCCCCGATGCTGCGCGTGGCTGTGCCTTATGGCCAGCTGACTTCGCGCCAGGTACGCATGCTGGCCAAGATTGCCCGCGACTACGACAAGGGCTACGCCCACATCAGTACCCGGCAGAACGTCCAGTACAACTGGCCGGCGCTGGAAGACGTACCTGAGATCCTGGCTGAACTGGCCACCGTACAAATGCACGCGATCCAGACCAGCGGCAACTGCCTGCGCAACGTCACCACCGACCAATTTGCCGGTGTCGCCGCCGATGAGCTGATCGACCCGCGTCCATGGTGCGAGATCGTCCGTCAGTGGACCACATTCCATCCGGAATTCGCCTACCTGCCGCGCAAGTTCAAGATCGC is a window from the Pseudomonas brassicacearum genome containing:
- a CDS encoding DUF2970 domain-containing protein: MDDPVDNKPPTLWQMMHSVLAAAFGVQSGKNRARDFTHGKPSHFVILGIAFTVIFALTLFGIVKLVVHLAGL
- the metH gene encoding methionine synthase, with protein sequence MSDRSARLYLLQQALKERILILDGGMGTMIQSYKLEEQDYRGKRFADWPSDVKGNNDLLVLSRPDVIGAIEKAYLDAGADILETNTFNATQVSQADYGMQALAYELNLEGARLARKVADAKTLETPDKPRFVAGVLGPTSRTCSLSPDVNNPGYRNVTFDELVENYTEATKGLIEGGADLILIETIFDTLNAKAAIFAVQGVYEELGVELPIMISGTITDASGRTLSGQTTEAFWNSVAHAKPISVGLNCALGASELRPYLEELSNKANTHVSAHPNAGLPNEFGEYDELPAETAKVIEEFAQSGFLNIVGGCCGTTPAHIEAIAKAVAGYAPRPIPEIPRACRLSGLEPFTIDRNSLFVNVGERTNITGSAKFARLIREDNYTEALEVALQQVEAGAQVIDINMDEGMLDSKKAMVTFLNLIAGEPDISRVPIMIDSSKWEVIEAGLKCIQGKGIVNSISMKEGVEQFIYHAKLCKRYGAAVVVMAFDEAGQADTEARKKEICKRSYDILVNEVGFPPEDIIFDPNIFAVATGIEEHNNYAVDFINACAYIRDELPYALTSGGVSNVSFSFRGNNPVREAIHSVFLLYAIRAGLTMGIVNAGQLEIYDQIPAELRDAVEDVILNRTPEGTDALLAIADKYKGDGSVKEAETEEWRGWEVNKRLEHALVKGITTHIVEDTEESRQSFTRPIEVIEGPLMAGMNIVGDLFGAGKMFLPQVVKSARVMKQAVAHLIPFIEAEKGDKPEAKGKILMATVKGDVHDIGKNIVGVVLGCNGYDIVDLGVMVPAEKILQVAKEQKCDIIGLSGLITPSLDEMVHVAREMQRQDFHLPLMIGGATTSKAHTAVKIEPKYNNDAVIYVTDASRAVGVATQLLSKELKPAFVEKTRQEYVDVRERTSNRSARTERLSYPAAVAKKPQFDWSSYQPVKPTFTGARVLDDIDLNVLAEYIDWTPFFISWDLAGKYPRILTDEVVGEAATALYADARAMLRKLIDEKLISARAVFGFWPANQVHDDDLEVYGDDGKPLARLHHLRQQIIKTDGKPNFSLADFVAPKDSGVTDYVGGFITTAGIGAEEVAKAYQEAGDDYNSIMVKALADRLAEACAEWLHQQVRKNYWGYAQDESLDNDALIKEQYTGIRPAPGYPACPDHTEKATLFRLLDPEASELKAGRSGVFLTEHYAMFPAAAVSGWYFAHPQAQYFAVGKIDKDQVQSYTARKGQELSVTERWLSPNLGYDN